Proteins encoded together in one Candidatus Dependentiae bacterium window:
- a CDS encoding aminoglycoside phosphotransferase family protein — protein sequence MILKKYAIKVIAVVVLAFGAFACSTRFVSASKAQKFFRNHCVQGQNIFEDKNDAQRAYDTLLKFSGDQEKLDQVSDIKKLAGGFSGAIIFSFILEEHSYVGRLFASDHSQQEMLEEVTAQSAGAELGYAPKIYVYDLQKRSVIMDLVQGKSLNDPSLTHNDSLLKECACALRAMHGVTRSANPDLQIHEYTKNRIGLDAQALIKSCIQMFPESVVIPELRNYAQQLSDVASSMPHAVALTHNDIHCGNILVDDVGSVKIIDWTDSGYDNPLNDCAIFLNQYVNEHAPVLENREKFLKYYFGRDPSAQELAWLRILLNLYRIEVIGHIITTPSVIAHPSSSFQEALKKSIELYVRDGIYDETLAKNSGYIVYAIRAWIEEMKLYISQEFDEDKRLLQS from the coding sequence ATGATTTTAAAAAAATATGCAATCAAAGTCATTGCTGTTGTCGTGCTTGCGTTTGGAGCATTTGCATGTTCAACACGTTTTGTATCTGCAAGTAAAGCACAAAAATTTTTTAGGAATCACTGCGTTCAAGGACAAAATATTTTTGAAGACAAAAATGATGCACAGCGAGCCTATGATACGCTTTTGAAATTTTCTGGTGACCAAGAAAAGTTAGATCAAGTGAGTGATATCAAAAAACTTGCTGGTGGCTTCTCGGGTGCAATAATTTTTTCTTTTATACTCGAAGAGCATTCATATGTTGGAAGGCTTTTTGCTTCTGATCATAGTCAGCAAGAAATGCTCGAAGAAGTAACTGCACAATCTGCAGGAGCAGAGCTTGGCTATGCACCAAAAATTTATGTGTACGATTTGCAAAAACGTTCTGTAATTATGGACCTTGTGCAAGGCAAAAGCCTTAACGACCCTAGTCTTACGCATAATGATTCTCTGCTTAAAGAATGCGCGTGCGCTCTGCGTGCAATGCACGGTGTTACTCGCTCGGCAAATCCAGATTTGCAAATACATGAGTATACAAAAAATCGAATTGGCCTTGATGCTCAGGCACTAATAAAAAGCTGTATTCAAATGTTTCCTGAAAGTGTTGTGATACCAGAGCTTCGAAATTATGCGCAACAATTAAGTGATGTTGCAAGTAGCATGCCGCACGCGGTTGCTCTTACGCATAATGACATTCATTGTGGGAATATTTTGGTTGATGATGTTGGTTCTGTAAAAATAATCGATTGGACGGACTCAGGGTATGACAATCCTTTAAATGATTGTGCGATATTTTTGAATCAGTATGTTAATGAGCATGCCCCTGTTCTTGAAAACCGAGAGAAATTTCTTAAATATTATTTTGGGCGGGATCCATCGGCTCAAGAACTTGCTTGGTTGCGTATTCTTCTGAACCTTTATCGTATTGAAGTAATAGGCCACATTATTACCACTCCAAGCGTTATTGCACATCCAAGTAGCTCGTTTCAGGAAGCTCTTAAAAAAAGCATTGAGCTGTATGTACGAGATGGAATTTATGATGAAACCCTGGCCAAAAATTCAGGCTATATTGTTTATGCTATTAGAGCATGGATTGAGGAAATGAAGTTATATATTTCTCAAGAGTTCGATGAAGATAAAAGGCTTTTGCAGAGTTAA
- a CDS encoding ArgR family transcriptional regulator, translating to MLQETVLDGHILNIIQNNEISEQSELQDLLQSRGFDIPQATLSRRLKKLKIAKVAGVYQVIEFNQPHLPLVLNMQVSDFGLIVLHTNPGQASGLAYFWDQKYGNYSSKNNISTGIIGTIAGDDTVLIIIKSKSDLENVLGLIHKEFPYLQKSSMLKLNWDEK from the coding sequence ATGCTTCAAGAGACGGTTTTAGATGGTCACATTTTGAATATCATCCAAAACAATGAAATTTCTGAACAGAGTGAATTACAAGATTTATTACAAAGTCGAGGGTTTGATATTCCACAGGCAACACTATCACGACGGCTTAAAAAACTTAAAATTGCCAAAGTTGCTGGAGTTTATCAGGTGATAGAGTTTAATCAGCCACACTTACCTCTGGTCTTGAATATGCAAGTTTCAGATTTTGGGCTGATTGTATTGCATACCAACCCTGGTCAGGCAAGCGGCTTAGCTTATTTTTGGGATCAAAAATATGGAAACTATTCTTCAAAAAATAACATAAGCACTGGGATCATAGGAACGATTGCTGGTGATGACACCGTTCTGATTATCATTAAAAGTAAAAGTGATTTAGAAAATGTACTGGGCTTAATTCACAAAGAGTTTCCGTACCTGCAAAAATCTTCAATGTTAAAGCTTAATTGGGACGAAAAATGA
- a CDS encoding amino acid ABC transporter substrate-binding protein: MKNYMNVVLGVALLFAVSGCGNHHKLGNVISFGISAEYPPFEYIQKGVLKGFDIDLARLVAKQLNKKAVFENMQFSTILPATQSGHVDAAISTITITPEREKNFDFSDSYYIESLAMVYPNGAPIIHESQLSGKKIACQLGTTMEVWLKEHAPDTQIITFDGNPQAIEALKAGHVDGVFIDGIQATVFSKNNLGLAYAVLAQSDTGYGVAVKKGSPLKDEINAALKALENSGELAALKKKCFVEGQWTS, encoded by the coding sequence ATGAAAAATTATATGAATGTGGTATTGGGTGTTGCATTGTTATTCGCAGTAAGTGGATGCGGTAATCACCATAAATTAGGTAATGTTATAAGTTTTGGGATTTCGGCAGAATATCCACCTTTTGAATATATTCAAAAGGGTGTCTTGAAAGGTTTTGATATTGATCTTGCGCGCTTAGTTGCAAAGCAGCTCAATAAAAAGGCTGTTTTTGAGAATATGCAGTTCAGCACTATTCTTCCCGCAACGCAAAGTGGACATGTTGATGCTGCTATTTCAACGATCACCATTACCCCAGAGCGAGAGAAAAATTTTGATTTTTCAGACAGCTATTACATTGAAAGTTTAGCTATGGTGTATCCAAATGGTGCGCCAATTATTCATGAGTCTCAATTGTCTGGCAAAAAAATTGCGTGCCAATTGGGGACAACCATGGAAGTTTGGCTCAAAGAGCATGCGCCAGATACGCAAATCATTACCTTTGATGGTAATCCACAAGCTATAGAAGCGTTAAAGGCTGGTCATGTTGACGGTGTGTTTATTGATGGCATACAAGCGACGGTTTTTAGCAAAAATAATTTGGGTTTGGCTTATGCGGTGCTTGCTCAGTCCGATACCGGTTATGGTGTTGCGGTTAAAAAAGGTTCGCCTTTAAAAGATGAAATAAATGCAGCACTCAAGGCTTTGGAAAATAGTGGTGAGTTGGCAGCACTGAAGAAGAAGTGTTTTGTGGAGGGGCAATGGACAAGTTAA
- a CDS encoding amino acid ABC transporter permease: MDKLISYIFFIGSGVAFTLGLLIGGLLLGLTLGITLSVLRYNKVCAGLINLVISIVRGTPLILQLSLVYFSAPSLIGIRLDILSAGILTFGFNSSAYIAEIVRAGIQSLPQGQFEAAKTLEIPSFYMWKDIILPQVIKNILPAMVGEVIALLKETALIATIGGMDIMRTAQMLAAEQFTYFMPLCIAGFYYYALVLLIEFIGKKIEKGGAHAHN; this comes from the coding sequence ATGGACAAGTTAATATCATATATTTTTTTTATTGGCTCGGGAGTTGCTTTTACTCTCGGGCTCCTGATTGGGGGATTGTTGTTAGGGCTTACCCTGGGAATAACCTTGTCGGTATTGAGATACAACAAAGTTTGTGCTGGTCTTATCAATCTCGTTATATCAATTGTGCGAGGAACCCCTTTAATTTTACAGTTGAGCTTAGTTTATTTTTCAGCTCCAAGTCTTATCGGGATCAGGCTCGATATTTTAAGCGCGGGTATTCTTACCTTTGGCTTTAACAGTTCAGCTTATATCGCAGAAATTGTAAGAGCCGGCATTCAGAGCTTGCCTCAAGGGCAGTTTGAAGCGGCAAAAACATTAGAGATTCCAAGCTTTTATATGTGGAAAGATATTATTTTGCCGCAAGTCATCAAGAATATTTTGCCGGCAATGGTAGGTGAAGTTATTGCGTTACTCAAAGAAACTGCACTGATTGCAACCATTGGTGGCATGGACATTATGAGAACGGCTCAGATGCTTGCAGCAGAGCAATTTACCTACTTTATGCCTTTGTGTATTGCGGGTTTCTATTACTATGCATTGGTATTACTCATTGAGTTCATTGGGAAAAAAATTGAAAAGGGGGGCGCACATGCTCACAATTAA
- a CDS encoding amino acid ABC transporter ATP-binding protein: MLTIKKANKVFNGVPVLDDINLSIKKTTIVGLAGPSGSGKSTLLRCIQKLEKLDSGIIDSKGKCGFMFQDFQLFPHMTVMQNLVYAPKLKNKGQDYDQQAEAILQNLGIAHKAYEYPGKLSGGQKQRVALARSLMMQPDILLCDEPTSGLDVATTMDVVTLLKSVKDIGTTMVIASHDLDFLTKISDRIVLLKAGKILVDVELQNIGDPVNYLKKYY; encoded by the coding sequence ATGCTCACAATTAAAAAAGCGAATAAGGTTTTTAATGGTGTCCCTGTGCTGGACGATATAAACTTGAGTATAAAAAAAACGACTATTGTTGGGCTTGCTGGTCCTTCGGGGAGTGGCAAATCAACCTTGCTCCGATGCATCCAAAAGTTAGAAAAACTTGATTCGGGTATTATCGACAGTAAGGGAAAATGTGGATTTATGTTCCAAGATTTTCAGCTTTTCCCGCATATGACCGTTATGCAGAATCTTGTCTATGCCCCAAAGCTTAAAAATAAGGGCCAAGATTATGATCAGCAAGCAGAAGCAATACTTCAAAATTTGGGAATTGCGCATAAAGCTTATGAGTATCCAGGAAAATTATCGGGTGGGCAGAAACAGCGTGTTGCACTCGCAAGAAGTTTAATGATGCAGCCTGATATTTTGTTGTGCGATGAACCAACTTCAGGATTGGATGTGGCAACAACAATGGATGTTGTTACGTTATTAAAGTCGGTCAAAGACATTGGTACAACCATGGTTATTGCTTCACATGACTTAGATTTTTTAACAAAAATATCCGACAGGATTGTTCTGCTCAAAGCGGGAAAAATTCTTGTGGATGTGGAACTGCAAAATATCGGTGACCCCGTTAATTATTTAAAAAAATATTATTAA
- a CDS encoding argininosuccinate synthase, translating into MNKTIKKIVLAYSGGLDTSVMIPWLKEHYPVADIIAVTVNVGQNEDLSAIKSKALKSGAASAHVINMQEEFIHDYVWPLVKSGALYEEQYILGTISRPLIAQKLVEIALQENADAIAHGATGKGNDQVRFEYTIKALAPHINIIAPWRSWEIKSRQDALRYAQKHGIEILSTHNGLHESKPKSPYSRDHNIWYISHEGGNIEDLTSGQPEDVLLMTSSLEQACNDSEIITVDFEQGVPVALNGVKKNSAILLAELNAIGGKHGIGVADIIENRLVGMKIRGIYEAPGAAIIYKAHHILEALCLDKDMLHLKQSLKASYANIVYEGRWFSQSKEALDAFFEVAQKHVTGCVTLKLYKGNIVFAGITSPYSLHSPALATFEEDEIYNQADAQGFINLFALSAQVYGMVHRGKREGNNEQ; encoded by the coding sequence ATGAATAAAACTATTAAAAAAATTGTACTTGCTTACTCTGGTGGGCTTGATACGTCGGTCATGATTCCGTGGCTTAAGGAGCATTATCCTGTTGCTGACATCATTGCTGTTACGGTTAATGTTGGGCAAAACGAAGATTTAAGCGCAATAAAAAGTAAAGCATTAAAAAGTGGAGCTGCTTCTGCTCATGTTATTAATATGCAAGAAGAATTCATTCATGATTATGTGTGGCCGCTTGTTAAATCTGGCGCGTTGTACGAAGAACAGTACATTCTGGGAACCATCTCTCGTCCGTTGATCGCGCAAAAATTAGTTGAAATTGCATTGCAAGAAAATGCCGATGCAATTGCGCATGGAGCAACGGGCAAGGGCAACGATCAGGTGCGATTTGAATATACGATTAAGGCGTTGGCTCCTCATATCAACATTATTGCACCATGGCGATCATGGGAGATTAAATCTCGACAAGATGCGCTGCGTTATGCTCAAAAGCATGGTATTGAAATTTTGAGCACACACAATGGTTTGCACGAAAGTAAACCAAAAAGCCCTTACTCACGAGACCATAATATCTGGTACATTTCTCACGAAGGTGGAAATATTGAAGACCTTACGTCTGGACAGCCTGAAGACGTTCTTCTTATGACATCTTCGCTTGAGCAAGCGTGCAATGATTCTGAAATAATTACTGTTGATTTTGAACAGGGTGTGCCTGTGGCGCTGAACGGTGTGAAGAAGAATTCAGCTATTCTTCTGGCAGAACTCAACGCGATAGGTGGTAAGCACGGTATTGGTGTTGCAGATATTATTGAAAATCGTTTAGTTGGTATGAAGATCAGAGGTATCTACGAAGCACCCGGTGCGGCAATTATTTATAAAGCACATCACATACTTGAAGCATTGTGTTTAGACAAAGATATGTTGCATCTCAAACAATCGCTTAAAGCAAGTTATGCAAATATCGTGTATGAAGGACGTTGGTTTTCTCAGAGTAAAGAGGCTCTGGATGCTTTTTTTGAAGTGGCTCAAAAGCATGTAACAGGATGCGTTACGTTAAAGCTTTATAAAGGCAATATTGTTTTTGCAGGCATCACCTCACCATACAGTCTTCATAGCCCAGCGCTTGCAACATTTGAAGAAGATGAAATATACAACCAGGCCGATGCGCAGGGTTTTATAAATTTATTTGCGCTTTCAGCGCAGGTCTATGGAATGGTTCATAGGGGAAAAAGGGAAGGTAACAATGAGCAATAA
- the argH gene encoding argininosuccinate lyase, which yields MSNKTWGGRFKKPLDPRVCAFNASLAFDHVLYEYDIMGSKTHAKMLGKQGLISDQEAQDICDALTQICAEIKNGLHPLDENSEDVHMFIEQVLINKIGDTGKKLHTGRSRNDQVALDLRLYARDAGVTIKKQITCLVNALEHLMNKHKNDTMPGYTHLQQAQPITLGNYFGAYCAMFKRDLSRLDDWCVRMNFSPLGAGALAGSSLPLDRKSVADELMFDGIIENTLDAVSDRDYVVEFCSFASIVMMHLSRMCEDLILWATQEFNFLTLDDSFSTGSSLMPNKKNPDVLELIRGKSGRVFGHLMAILTIMKGLPLAYNKDMQEDKEGFFDTVNTLSQCLEIITPFLEATHFNIDVMSKRAKSGYLDATQILESLVLQGVPFRDAHHQVGLWVTQAIQKKCSLKEIQEAEKI from the coding sequence ATGAGCAATAAAACCTGGGGCGGTCGATTTAAAAAACCTTTAGACCCAAGAGTTTGTGCGTTTAATGCATCGCTCGCTTTTGATCATGTGTTGTATGAATACGACATTATGGGAAGCAAAACGCATGCAAAAATGCTTGGTAAGCAGGGCTTAATTTCTGATCAAGAAGCACAAGATATTTGTGATGCACTCACTCAAATCTGTGCCGAAATTAAAAATGGTTTGCACCCCTTAGATGAAAACAGTGAAGATGTTCATATGTTTATTGAGCAAGTTTTGATCAATAAAATTGGTGATACCGGTAAAAAATTGCATACGGGAAGAAGCAGAAATGATCAGGTCGCGCTTGACCTGAGGCTCTATGCTCGTGATGCTGGTGTAACCATAAAAAAACAAATTACTTGTTTGGTTAATGCGTTAGAACATCTTATGAATAAACACAAAAATGATACTATGCCGGGCTATACGCACCTTCAACAGGCTCAGCCTATTACATTGGGGAACTATTTTGGTGCATATTGCGCAATGTTTAAACGTGACCTGAGTCGTCTGGATGACTGGTGTGTGCGAATGAATTTTTCTCCCTTGGGAGCAGGTGCGCTTGCCGGGAGCAGCTTGCCCTTAGATAGGAAAAGCGTTGCGGATGAATTGATGTTTGATGGCATTATAGAAAACACACTCGATGCGGTGAGTGACCGAGATTATGTTGTAGAGTTTTGCAGTTTTGCATCAATAGTGATGATGCACTTATCACGCATGTGCGAAGATTTGATTCTGTGGGCAACGCAGGAATTTAATTTTTTAACCTTGGATGATTCTTTTTCAACCGGCTCTTCGTTGATGCCCAACAAAAAGAACCCCGATGTTTTAGAGCTTATTCGAGGGAAAAGCGGCCGTGTTTTTGGACATCTTATGGCAATTTTAACGATCATGAAGGGTTTGCCATTAGCTTACAATAAAGATATGCAAGAGGATAAAGAGGGTTTTTTTGATACCGTGAATACCCTTTCTCAATGCCTAGAAATTATTACCCCATTTTTAGAGGCAACGCATTTTAATATCGATGTCATGAGCAAACGCGCAAAGTCTGGGTATTTAGATGCAACTCAAATACTCGAATCCTTAGTTTTACAGGGTGTGCCATTTCGAGATGCGCATCATCAAGTTGGGCTGTGGGTTACTCAGGCTATTCAAAAAAAATGTTCTCTGAAAGAGATACAAGAAGCTGAAAAAATTTAA
- a CDS encoding AAA family ATPase, whose amino-acid sequence MVIVVGMLYVAQTVNAMRYTGERVADWINARAEAGRRDVERNFVSNQVRHHQLMREIDELAAINVNHPGIAVRQAEIARMQGQENVLNNFANTVGNTFGQAATLLINEQGAEHRRAEIRDREMVRGIVANKRKLAELEAWLKTLKDPKVLATWAAALAGTTLGVVGAYYTAKIGYQYVDARMGKPALVRESSRVSVWLELQRVFGFNLPPEAKLTDIVLEPAIEKQVYALADDTKLVREYGLTYQNMLYYGPPGTGKTEFAKTVAHYADMDYAIMSGADFSQFKGGEGITEMHKLFDWAEASERGLIIFIDEADACFRDRSTLDKDGVNLVNAFLSRTGASSDKFMIILATNYEDELDGAVRSRIHKKIPFMLPALEQRFKIMQKKIDKYIIDDIREVVREDGTQVTYQLTFADDVNESYLRNVAQRIDGFSGRDIDQFIAEVRLATYRSGNLFITREVFDYVINEKIKQIEKDKQTTEYQRARARKQGNAVALPAGAPVAAVAA is encoded by the coding sequence ATGGTTATAGTAGTTGGCATGCTTTACGTTGCTCAAACGGTGAATGCCATGCGTTATACTGGTGAAAGGGTTGCAGACTGGATTAATGCTCGGGCTGAAGCTGGACGGCGAGATGTAGAACGTAATTTTGTCTCAAACCAAGTTCGGCATCATCAACTTATGCGTGAAATTGATGAGTTAGCAGCAATTAACGTAAATCATCCTGGTATTGCAGTTCGTCAAGCTGAAATAGCAAGAATGCAGGGACAGGAGAATGTACTTAATAACTTTGCCAATACTGTTGGTAATACTTTTGGTCAAGCGGCAACGCTTCTTATCAATGAGCAGGGCGCTGAACATCGACGCGCGGAGATACGCGATCGGGAGATGGTGAGAGGCATTGTTGCTAATAAGCGAAAGCTTGCAGAGCTTGAAGCATGGTTAAAAACACTCAAAGATCCTAAAGTGTTAGCAACATGGGCAGCTGCGCTTGCAGGAACCACCCTTGGTGTTGTTGGGGCTTACTACACCGCAAAAATTGGTTACCAGTATGTTGATGCGCGCATGGGCAAACCGGCGCTCGTTCGTGAATCTTCACGAGTCAGTGTATGGCTTGAGCTTCAGCGTGTTTTTGGATTCAACTTGCCACCTGAAGCAAAATTGACCGACATCGTGCTTGAGCCGGCAATTGAAAAACAAGTTTATGCCCTTGCAGATGATACCAAGCTTGTTCGTGAATATGGCCTCACCTATCAAAATATGCTCTATTACGGTCCCCCAGGAACCGGTAAAACCGAGTTTGCAAAAACGGTTGCGCATTATGCAGACATGGATTATGCAATTATGTCTGGTGCAGACTTTAGCCAGTTTAAAGGTGGCGAAGGCATTACTGAAATGCATAAGCTTTTTGATTGGGCCGAGGCAAGTGAGCGTGGATTGATTATTTTCATCGACGAAGCTGACGCTTGTTTTCGTGACCGCTCAACGCTTGATAAAGATGGTGTGAATTTGGTGAACGCATTCTTGTCCAGAACCGGTGCATCATCAGATAAATTTATGATCATTTTGGCAACAAACTATGAAGACGAACTTGATGGTGCCGTCAGAAGCCGTATTCATAAAAAAATTCCATTTATGCTTCCTGCACTTGAACAGCGTTTCAAGATTATGCAAAAGAAGATTGATAAATACATCATCGATGATATTCGTGAAGTGGTCAGAGAAGATGGTACCCAAGTTACCTACCAGCTTACCTTTGCAGACGATGTTAATGAAAGCTACTTGCGTAATGTTGCGCAACGTATTGATGGATTCTCGGGTCGTGATATAGATCAGTTTATCGCAGAAGTTCGCTTAGCGACCTATCGCTCCGGCAACCTTTTTATAACACGCGAAGTCTTTGACTACGTGATTAATGAAAAGATTAAGCAAATCGAAAAAGATAAGCAGACAACTGAGTATCAACGTGCTCGAGCGCGCAAACAGGGTAATGCTGTTGCTCTGCCAGCCGGCGCTCCTGTCGCTGCAGTTGCGGCATAA
- a CDS encoding Bax inhibitor-1/YccA family protein codes for MMNPDYSQNRSVSSFMYKVYAWMTSGLFVTATTAYSVYAYPPLFAAIMSSKLIIIGLFVAQILLVIALSAFINKMSFATAAITFIVYSALLGLTLSSIFFVYQMGSIYMVFGITVGMFGTMALYGYATGADLSSFGNIMFMGLIGLLIGSLVNIFLRSNMFGYILSFLGVAVFTGLVAYDVQRIKYMGLQMLGQGELEKKVALLGALTLYLDFINLFLFLLQLLGKRRD; via the coding sequence ATGATGAATCCCGATTATTCACAAAACCGAAGTGTCTCTTCATTCATGTATAAAGTCTATGCCTGGATGACGAGCGGTCTTTTTGTAACTGCTACAACCGCGTATAGTGTGTATGCATATCCACCACTTTTTGCAGCAATCATGAGCAGTAAGCTTATTATTATTGGCTTGTTTGTTGCGCAAATACTTTTGGTTATTGCACTCTCTGCTTTTATTAATAAAATGAGTTTTGCAACGGCTGCAATCACCTTTATTGTCTATTCAGCGCTTCTTGGCCTAACGCTTTCGTCTATTTTCTTTGTTTATCAAATGGGCTCAATTTACATGGTCTTTGGTATTACCGTTGGCATGTTTGGCACCATGGCGCTCTATGGCTATGCAACCGGGGCCGACTTGAGCAGCTTTGGTAATATCATGTTTATGGGTTTAATTGGCTTGCTTATAGGATCGCTGGTTAACATCTTTTTACGAAGCAACATGTTTGGGTATATACTTTCATTTTTAGGCGTTGCCGTTTTTACCGGCCTTGTTGCGTATGATGTACAACGCATAAAATATATGGGGCTTCAGATGCTTGGGCAGGGTGAGTTAGAAAAAAAAGTTGCTTTGCTCGGTGCTTTGACGCTTTACCTTGATTTTATAAATCTTTTCTTGTTCCTCCTTCAATTGCTCGGCAAACGAAGAGATTGA
- a CDS encoding FAD-dependent oxidoreductase, giving the protein MKKVLCAIVSLLSIGSCIPASNHAVPKRKLPVQCKKPNLSDDQIIGYSMGIRPCRISGVRLETEHVKDKIIIHNYGHGGSGITLSWGCAEHVLELLEQERVETRSIADQPIAVVGAGIIGLSVAHVLLDKGYRVNIYAKDFPPHITASVGSGAIRPFGLGEGQDQVLLKKMHDISRVRFEKYAHEKKPEFGGVKYIADFKIRPGIKAVEDKTLVVQTTQYLDDLFEKAKQKGAQFIYKIFQTKDEVTQLSESIIINCTGYGARDLFSDQDLLPIRGHTVLLAPQEGINYIAGDLDKKDGIFTSLTPHDDKIVIAGSYEENVDSKELDEAICKKILEQARAFFNEIEFE; this is encoded by the coding sequence ATGAAGAAAGTTTTATGTGCGATTGTTTCTTTACTGTCTATTGGATCATGTATTCCAGCATCTAATCATGCTGTGCCAAAGCGTAAACTTCCTGTCCAGTGTAAAAAACCAAATCTTTCAGATGATCAAATTATTGGCTATAGTATGGGCATTCGGCCTTGTCGAATATCTGGTGTTAGGTTAGAAACGGAGCATGTAAAAGACAAAATAATTATTCATAACTACGGGCATGGTGGATCTGGGATTACCTTATCCTGGGGTTGCGCAGAGCACGTTCTTGAGCTTCTGGAACAAGAGCGTGTAGAAACACGTTCTATAGCTGATCAGCCTATCGCAGTTGTTGGTGCCGGAATTATCGGCTTAAGCGTTGCTCATGTGCTTCTTGATAAAGGATATAGGGTTAATATCTATGCCAAAGATTTTCCACCTCATATAACAGCAAGTGTGGGCTCAGGAGCCATTCGTCCATTTGGTTTGGGAGAAGGTCAAGATCAAGTATTACTTAAAAAAATGCATGATATTTCACGTGTACGCTTTGAAAAATATGCACATGAAAAAAAGCCAGAGTTTGGTGGGGTTAAATATATTGCTGATTTTAAAATTCGTCCTGGAATCAAAGCTGTAGAAGATAAAACATTGGTTGTACAAACAACTCAGTATCTTGATGATTTATTTGAAAAAGCAAAGCAAAAGGGTGCACAATTTATTTACAAAATTTTTCAGACAAAAGATGAAGTTACTCAGCTTTCAGAATCAATAATCATTAATTGTACCGGATATGGCGCGCGGGATCTTTTTTCAGATCAAGACTTGCTTCCAATTCGTGGTCACACGGTGTTGCTTGCTCCACAAGAAGGGATCAATTACATTGCAGGTGATTTGGATAAAAAAGATGGGATTTTCACCTCTCTAACTCCTCATGATGATAAAATTGTAATAGCGGGAAGCTATGAAGAGAATGTTGATTCCAAAGAGCTTGATGAAGCAATTTGTAAGAAAATTTTGGAACAAGCTCGAGCATTTTTTAATGAGATTGAATTTGAATAA